The proteins below are encoded in one region of Sinorhizobium meliloti:
- a CDS encoding sialic acid TRAP transporter substrate-binding protein SiaP codes for MKTGMISLALAGLLMASQAMAQEARTLRLGMQGTAGDPQFEGVTEAARIIKEKSGGRLTLEIFPNSQLGTFTEMMEQVTLGELDFTLNPFGGMDAWVPRAVLASTAYVVGDFDHLQKIIASDWGKGIVDEMRTEHKWRMVDSWYFGTRHTTAKKPIEKPADFAGMKLRVPNSAPLLTWAKAMGASPTPVAFAEVYLALQTNQVDGQENPLPIIDSMKFTEVQSHVSLTGHLVQDQVILMSEDTWNALKPADQKVVMEAFEAGGALNDKLVTDKEASLVSDFRERGITVVEPDKAAFQEAMKPVYADLDAKFGADTVKTLLDLR; via the coding sequence ATGAAAACGGGAATGATTTCGCTCGCGCTTGCGGGGCTGCTGATGGCGTCGCAAGCCATGGCTCAAGAGGCGCGCACATTGCGCCTGGGAATGCAGGGTACGGCCGGAGACCCGCAATTCGAGGGCGTCACCGAGGCCGCGCGCATCATCAAGGAAAAATCGGGCGGCCGGCTGACGCTGGAAATCTTCCCGAATTCTCAGCTCGGTACATTCACCGAGATGATGGAGCAGGTGACGCTCGGCGAGCTCGACTTCACGCTGAACCCGTTTGGCGGGATGGACGCCTGGGTTCCCCGGGCGGTCTTGGCGAGCACCGCCTATGTCGTCGGCGACTTCGATCACCTTCAGAAGATCATCGCCTCCGACTGGGGTAAGGGGATCGTCGACGAGATGCGGACCGAGCACAAGTGGCGCATGGTCGACTCCTGGTACTTCGGGACGCGGCACACGACGGCAAAGAAACCGATCGAAAAGCCTGCCGATTTCGCGGGCATGAAGCTGCGCGTCCCGAACTCCGCGCCGCTTCTTACCTGGGCGAAGGCGATGGGCGCGAGCCCCACGCCGGTCGCATTCGCCGAGGTCTATCTTGCACTCCAGACCAATCAGGTGGACGGCCAGGAAAACCCGCTGCCCATCATCGACTCGATGAAGTTCACCGAGGTCCAGTCCCATGTCTCCCTGACTGGGCATCTGGTGCAGGACCAGGTCATCCTTATGTCGGAAGACACGTGGAATGCGCTCAAGCCCGCCGACCAGAAGGTCGTGATGGAGGCATTCGAGGCGGGCGGTGCCCTCAACGACAAGTTGGTCACCGACAAGGAAGCGAGCCTCGTCAGCGATTTTCGCGAGCGCGGCATCACCGTGGTCGAGCCCGACAAGGCGGCGTTCCAGGAAGCGATGAAGCCCGTCTATGCCGATCTCGACGCAAAATTCGGTGCCGACACGGTGAAGACGCTGCTCGATCTCCGTTAA
- a CDS encoding TRAP transporter permease, whose amino-acid sequence MTGQILLCTAVAWSLFQLWYASPLPFVFGFGILNDTEARAIHLGFALFLTFLAYPALKSSPRDRVPLADWVLGALGAFAGAYLFLFYGELAGRPGQPSTLDLVTGTAGILLLLEATRRALGLPMVFVAGVFIFYTFAGQYMPDVIQHRGASLVKFINHQWLTTEGVFGIALGVSTSFVFLFVLFGTLLEKAGAGNWMMQISIALLGHLRGGPAKVAVVSSALNGVVSGSSVSNVVSGGIFTIPLMKRTGLSGVKAGAIEASASINGQIMPPVMGAAAFLMVEYVGIPYSEIVKHALLPAVFSYIALLYMVHLEAVKLNMQPIPQRPTPMRERWLRMGLGLAGSVLAICLLYYGIIAIRAAFGESAPLLLAIAGVALYIATIWYSSRYPDLELDDPDAPILELPRAWDVTRTGLDFLIPIVVLLWCLMVEQLSPGLSAFWATLTIIAIVATRKPLMAIFRKEDVAGSVRAAAWDLTDGLALGARNMIGIAVATATAGIVVGTITLTGLGLMMTELVEFISGGNVIMMLILIAAISLVLGMGIPTTANYILVATLMAPVVVELGSQAGLAIPLIAVHLFVFYFGIMADITPPVGLAAFAAAAISKEDPIATGFQGALYSLRTAILPFVFIFNPAILLIGVDTWAHTIWVAAISLAAILIFSAATMNWFVTKSRLWESAVLLLVCFTLFRPDWWLNQISPPYEELPASEFLRAVEEAPAKSRINFVVQGFDLMGDEVRKTVNVPLGEPGEPLQRLQSIGLTVTPAGESLMISNVDFGSYAKRIGLDVGFDIVAVLRKAEQPSSAIPVGIALAVTAGIAGLQFARKRADRSEAGLTGAARK is encoded by the coding sequence TTGACCGGGCAGATATTGCTCTGCACCGCTGTGGCATGGTCGCTGTTCCAGCTCTGGTACGCGTCTCCCCTGCCCTTCGTCTTCGGCTTCGGCATTCTCAACGATACCGAAGCTCGCGCCATCCATCTCGGTTTCGCGCTGTTCCTGACCTTCCTTGCCTATCCCGCGCTGAAAAGTTCGCCGCGCGACCGGGTGCCGCTCGCCGATTGGGTGCTCGGGGCGCTCGGCGCCTTCGCGGGCGCCTATCTGTTCCTTTTTTATGGCGAGCTTGCCGGACGGCCCGGCCAGCCCTCGACGCTCGATCTCGTCACCGGCACTGCAGGCATCCTGCTCCTGCTCGAGGCCACGCGCCGCGCGCTCGGCCTGCCGATGGTCTTCGTCGCCGGCGTCTTCATCTTCTACACTTTTGCCGGCCAGTACATGCCCGACGTCATCCAGCATCGCGGCGCTTCGCTGGTTAAGTTCATCAACCATCAATGGCTGACGACGGAGGGCGTTTTCGGCATTGCGCTCGGCGTGTCGACGAGTTTCGTTTTCCTCTTCGTCCTCTTCGGAACGCTGCTCGAGAAGGCCGGTGCCGGAAACTGGATGATGCAGATCTCCATCGCGCTGCTCGGCCATCTGCGCGGCGGCCCGGCCAAGGTGGCGGTCGTCTCGTCGGCCTTGAACGGCGTCGTTTCCGGCTCGTCGGTCTCCAACGTCGTGTCGGGCGGCATCTTCACCATTCCGCTGATGAAGCGCACCGGGCTTTCCGGCGTGAAGGCCGGCGCGATCGAGGCTTCGGCCTCGATTAACGGCCAGATCATGCCGCCCGTCATGGGAGCCGCGGCATTCCTGATGGTCGAATATGTCGGCATTCCCTACTCGGAAATCGTCAAGCATGCGCTGCTGCCGGCGGTCTTCTCCTACATAGCGCTTCTCTACATGGTGCATCTGGAGGCGGTGAAGCTGAACATGCAGCCGATCCCCCAGCGTCCGACTCCGATGCGCGAGCGGTGGCTTCGCATGGGCCTCGGACTTGCCGGCAGCGTGCTGGCAATCTGCCTTCTCTATTACGGAATCATCGCCATTCGGGCCGCATTCGGAGAAAGCGCGCCTCTGCTGCTCGCGATTGCCGGCGTGGCGCTCTACATCGCGACGATCTGGTACTCGTCGCGCTATCCGGACCTGGAGCTCGACGATCCAGACGCGCCGATCCTGGAACTGCCGCGGGCATGGGATGTGACGCGGACCGGGCTGGATTTCCTCATCCCGATCGTCGTCCTGCTCTGGTGCCTGATGGTCGAGCAGCTTTCGCCCGGGCTTTCGGCCTTCTGGGCAACGCTGACGATCATCGCCATCGTCGCCACCCGCAAGCCGCTGATGGCGATCTTCCGGAAGGAGGATGTTGCTGGTTCGGTCCGCGCCGCCGCCTGGGACCTGACCGACGGCCTGGCGCTCGGTGCCCGCAACATGATCGGCATCGCGGTCGCCACTGCCACCGCCGGTATCGTCGTCGGAACGATCACGCTCACGGGCCTCGGCCTGATGATGACGGAGCTCGTCGAGTTCATTTCGGGCGGCAACGTCATCATGATGCTGATCCTCATCGCCGCGATCAGCCTAGTGCTCGGCATGGGAATTCCGACCACCGCCAATTACATCCTGGTGGCCACCCTGATGGCGCCGGTCGTCGTCGAGCTCGGCTCGCAGGCGGGCCTCGCCATACCGCTGATCGCAGTCCACCTCTTCGTTTTCTATTTCGGAATCATGGCCGACATCACGCCGCCGGTTGGGCTGGCTGCCTTCGCCGCGGCGGCGATTTCCAAGGAAGACCCGATCGCCACGGGCTTTCAGGGTGCGCTCTATTCTCTGCGCACCGCGATCCTCCCGTTCGTTTTCATATTCAACCCGGCGATCCTGCTGATCGGCGTCGACACCTGGGCGCATACGATCTGGGTGGCGGCCATATCGCTCGCTGCGATCCTCATTTTCTCGGCCGCGACGATGAACTGGTTCGTGACAAAGAGCCGGTTGTGGGAGAGCGCGGTGCTGCTGCTCGTCTGCTTCACGCTGTTCCGTCCCGATTGGTGGCTCAACCAGATCTCGCCGCCCTATGAAGAACTGCCCGCCTCAGAATTCCTGCGAGCTGTCGAGGAGGCTCCGGCGAAAAGCCGGATCAACTTCGTGGTCCAGGGCTTCGACCTGATGGGCGACGAGGTCCGCAAGACCGTCAACGTGCCGCTCGGCGAGCCCGGCGAACCGCTTCAACGGCTGCAATCGATCGGGCTCACGGTCACACCGGCGGGCGAGAGTCTGATGATCAGCAATGTCGACTTCGGCTCCTATGCAAAGCGCATCGGCCTCGATGTCGGCTTTGACATCGTCGCAGTGCTGAGAAAAGCCGAGCAACCGTCAAGCGCCATCCCGGTGGGTATCGCGCTGGCTGTGACCGCGGGAATTGCCGGCTTACAGTTCGCGCGCAAAAGGGCCGATCGCAGCGAAGCCGGCCTGACGGGGGCCGCGCGCAAATGA
- a CDS encoding DUF2188 domain-containing protein, which yields MATIRYEIVEHDGGWAYKVDDVFSETFPTHDDALAAAEIAARHHELPGSTEAIEFQDPAGRWHEQVASGFDRPHTRVVDTQDARDAAERPDSPEPRRPLQTVLVLAGLGLAIGYFLRRH from the coding sequence ATGGCGACGATACGATATGAAATTGTGGAACACGATGGGGGCTGGGCCTACAAGGTCGACGACGTCTTCTCCGAGACCTTCCCCACCCATGACGATGCACTGGCCGCAGCCGAGATCGCGGCGCGCCATCATGAGCTTCCCGGCTCTACCGAGGCCATCGAGTTCCAGGATCCCGCCGGCCGTTGGCATGAGCAGGTCGCCTCCGGCTTCGATCGCCCGCATACCAGGGTCGTCGATACGCAGGATGCACGGGACGCGGCAGAACGCCCGGACAGCCCTGAGCCTCGACGTCCTTTGCAAACCGTCCTGGTTCTTGCCGGCCTCGGGCTCGCGATCGGATATTTTCTTCGTCGACATTAA
- a CDS encoding dihydrodipicolinate synthase family protein, protein MNMQARPPEGVWGAVLLPVDQRGEIEWSALQEQLSSLRESGVHGIYTNGTAGEFHSQTEREFDRLSQLVSEFCHSVALPFQIGVSHSNARVARERLARVASLRPDAVQITLPDWWAPSYDEAEVFFAGMAATAPGTPMILYNPPHAKRRLNLDEIARLKARLPMLIGAKLPGGDEVWYGELRRKLPDLAVFIPGHFMASGCLGGGRGSYSNVACLSPAGAVRWWHQLREDPAGALAFEARVVGFMNEHVLPLAVRHGLSNAALDKAMAAAGRWCPIGPGLLWPYRSAPGEAVIELGTAARRQLPELFSTSQ, encoded by the coding sequence ATGAACATGCAAGCCAGGCCGCCCGAAGGTGTATGGGGAGCAGTGCTCCTGCCGGTGGACCAACGAGGGGAGATCGAATGGTCCGCCTTGCAGGAGCAGCTTTCCTCTCTTCGCGAAAGCGGAGTGCACGGCATCTACACAAACGGCACTGCCGGCGAATTCCACAGCCAGACGGAGCGTGAATTCGACCGGCTGAGCCAGCTGGTCTCCGAGTTTTGCCATTCCGTCGCCCTGCCGTTCCAGATCGGCGTGTCGCATTCGAATGCGCGTGTCGCGCGCGAACGCCTGGCCCGCGTCGCCTCTCTGCGACCTGATGCCGTTCAGATCACCCTGCCGGACTGGTGGGCGCCGAGCTATGACGAGGCGGAGGTCTTCTTCGCCGGTATGGCGGCAACTGCGCCCGGCACTCCGATGATCCTCTATAACCCGCCTCATGCCAAGCGCCGGCTGAACCTTGACGAGATCGCAAGGCTAAAGGCCCGTCTCCCTATGCTCATCGGGGCCAAACTGCCGGGCGGCGACGAAGTCTGGTACGGGGAGCTTCGTCGCAAGCTGCCGGATCTCGCCGTCTTCATTCCCGGACATTTCATGGCGAGCGGCTGCCTCGGGGGCGGCCGCGGCTCCTATTCCAATGTCGCCTGCCTGAGCCCCGCCGGGGCCGTCAGGTGGTGGCATCAGCTTCGGGAGGATCCGGCAGGCGCTCTTGCCTTCGAGGCCCGCGTCGTCGGCTTCATGAACGAGCATGTCCTGCCGCTTGCTGTGCGCCATGGCCTGTCCAACGCCGCGCTCGACAAGGCGATGGCTGCAGCCGGCCGCTGGTGCCCAATCGGGCCGGGATTGCTCTGGCCCTATAGGTCCGCCCCCGGTGAAGCGGTGATCGAGCTTGGCACCGCTGCCCGCCGCCAACTGCCCGAGCTTTTTTCCACGAGCCAGTGA
- a CDS encoding transcriptional regulator NanR — protein sequence MSTLAVRKKLSDEVRLKLEEMIRDEIYPLGATLPSERDLMELFGVGRPSIREALYALERMGLVKVSTGERAKVTRPTPDHFLSSLAGAARMLLGHPEGVANFEQARLFLEEGCARHLAAHATAEQIEAIDAALARNEAAIGKARAFAATDVAFHRTLTQMVSNPIFVAVHDAFVDWLIDQRPLPTRPEISNRESFEEHVAIVEAIRSRDPERAGKVMREHLESAARKYRQTSP from the coding sequence ATGAGCACACTGGCCGTTCGCAAGAAGCTTTCCGACGAAGTCCGGTTGAAACTGGAGGAGATGATCCGCGACGAGATCTATCCTCTGGGGGCGACGCTTCCTTCCGAGCGAGACCTGATGGAATTGTTCGGGGTCGGGCGGCCCTCGATCCGCGAGGCGCTTTATGCGCTGGAGCGCATGGGGCTGGTGAAGGTCAGCACGGGCGAGCGTGCCAAAGTCACGCGGCCGACGCCGGACCACTTCCTGTCTTCGCTTGCGGGCGCTGCGCGCATGCTGCTCGGCCATCCCGAGGGCGTGGCCAATTTCGAGCAGGCGCGCCTGTTCCTGGAGGAGGGATGCGCGCGCCATCTTGCTGCCCATGCGACAGCGGAGCAGATCGAAGCAATCGACGCCGCGCTGGCGCGCAATGAGGCCGCCATCGGCAAGGCTCGCGCCTTTGCTGCCACCGATGTCGCCTTCCACCGCACGCTGACCCAGATGGTCTCGAATCCCATTTTCGTCGCGGTCCACGACGCGTTCGTGGACTGGCTGATCGACCAAAGGCCTCTGCCGACCAGGCCGGAGATTTCCAACAGGGAGAGTTTCGAGGAGCACGTGGCGATCGTGGAGGCCATCCGCTCCCGCGATCCGGAGCGTGCCGGAAAGGTCATGCGCGAGCACCTGGAGAGTGCAGCGCGTAAATACAGGCAAACGAGCCCGTAG
- a CDS encoding N-acetylneuraminate lyase: protein MKLEGIYSALLTPFSEDESIDRQAIGALVDFQVRLGIDGVYVGGSSGEAMLQSLDERADYLSDVAAAASGRLTLIAHVGTIATRDALRLSQHAAKSGYQAISAIPPFYYDFSRPEVMAHYRELADASALPLIVYNFPARTSGFTLPELVELLSHPNIIGIKHTSSDMFQLERIRHAVPDAIVYNGYDEMCLAGFAMGAQGAIGTTYNFMGDLFVALRDCAAAGRIEEARRLQAMANRVIQVLIKVGVMPGSKALLGIMGLPGGPSRRPFRKVEEADLAALREAVAPVLAWRESTSRKSM, encoded by the coding sequence ATGAAACTCGAAGGGATCTATTCGGCCCTCCTTACTCCGTTCTCCGAAGACGAAAGCATTGACCGGCAGGCCATCGGGGCGCTCGTCGATTTCCAGGTCCGTCTCGGCATCGATGGGGTCTATGTCGGCGGCAGCTCGGGCGAAGCGATGTTGCAGTCGCTCGACGAGCGCGCGGACTACCTCTCCGACGTTGCGGCCGCCGCGTCCGGCCGCCTGACGCTGATCGCTCATGTCGGCACGATCGCGACGAGAGATGCGCTCAGGCTTTCGCAGCATGCGGCCAAATCGGGTTACCAGGCGATCTCGGCGATCCCGCCCTTCTACTACGACTTCTCCCGGCCCGAAGTCATGGCGCATTATCGGGAGCTCGCCGATGCTTCGGCCCTGCCTCTCATCGTCTATAACTTCCCCGCCCGCACCAGCGGCTTCACCTTGCCCGAACTGGTCGAGCTTCTCTCGCATCCCAACATCATCGGCATCAAGCATACGTCGAGCGACATGTTCCAGCTCGAACGCATCCGGCATGCAGTACCCGACGCCATCGTATACAACGGTTATGATGAAATGTGCCTGGCTGGTTTCGCGATGGGCGCACAGGGTGCGATAGGCACGACATATAATTTCATGGGCGATCTGTTCGTCGCGCTCAGGGACTGCGCAGCGGCCGGGCGGATCGAGGAGGCCCGGCGGCTGCAGGCCATGGCGAACCGCGTGATCCAGGTGCTGATCAAGGTCGGCGTCATGCCGGGGTCCAAGGCGCTGCTCGGCATCATGGGCCTTCCCGGAGGCCCCTCCAGACGCCCCTTCCGGAAGGTCGAAGAGGCGGATCTCGCAGCCCTTCGCGAAGCCGTGGCGCCGGTCCTCGCGTGGCGCGAGAGCACTTCCAGAAAAAGCATGTAA
- a CDS encoding TRAP transporter small permease — MANPSRWRSFAHIEESLAAILLVFAFVVIALQIVTRFVFHDPMFWTEEAARYAFVWLVALGAAEGVTSRTHITMDIVPRMLPERAQLFLRLVLDVLVLTALLVLVYYGFFGAMRAHKVMSIAIGVPESWLYGALPVFGLLAAVRIMLVMARDVRLLFGARRPSVDAPFERYL; from the coding sequence ATGGCCAATCCAAGCCGCTGGCGAAGCTTTGCCCACATCGAAGAGTCACTGGCCGCGATCCTGCTGGTCTTCGCCTTCGTTGTGATCGCACTGCAGATCGTCACCCGTTTCGTCTTCCATGATCCGATGTTCTGGACAGAGGAGGCTGCGCGTTATGCCTTCGTCTGGCTGGTGGCGCTTGGCGCGGCAGAAGGCGTAACCTCACGGACGCACATCACCATGGATATCGTGCCGCGGATGCTCCCGGAGCGGGCGCAGCTCTTTCTGCGGCTCGTTCTGGATGTCCTGGTGCTCACCGCGCTGCTCGTTCTCGTTTACTACGGTTTCTTCGGGGCCATGCGCGCCCACAAGGTGATGTCGATCGCGATCGGCGTGCCGGAGTCGTGGCTTTACGGCGCCTTGCCCGTATTCGGCCTGTTGGCGGCTGTCCGGATCATGCTTGTCATGGCGCGGGATGTCCGGCTGCTTTTCGGCGCCCGCCGCCCGTCGGTCGATGCCCCTTTCGAAAGGTATCTCTAG
- a CDS encoding TAXI family TRAP transporter solute-binding subunit, with the protein MKHERITLRGAQIAALSAALFFSGGAAAQQKFVTIGTGGVTGVYYAAGGAICRLLNKDRKSHGIRCSVESTGGSAFNVNTIKEGELDFGMAQSDVQYNAFKGDEAFKEGGAHADLRAVFSIHPEPFTVLAHPNAGVTKFEDFKGKRFNVGNPGSGTRASMERLLGAMGWTLADFSLASELKADEHGPALCDGKIDGFFYGVGHPSANIQDPTTTCAAKLVPLTGEVVDKLVADNPYYAKATIPGGLYNNNPEDTETFGVLATLVTSANVPEESVYALTKAVFENFDEFKSLHPAFANLEPAKMIKDGLSAPLHPGAEKYYKEKGWLK; encoded by the coding sequence ATGAAACATGAACGGATTACCCTGCGCGGAGCGCAGATCGCCGCCCTTTCGGCAGCACTGTTTTTCTCGGGCGGCGCCGCGGCGCAGCAGAAATTCGTGACGATCGGCACCGGCGGCGTCACCGGCGTCTACTATGCCGCGGGCGGCGCCATCTGCCGGCTTCTGAACAAGGACCGGAAGTCGCACGGCATCCGCTGTTCGGTCGAATCCACCGGCGGATCGGCGTTCAACGTGAACACGATCAAGGAGGGCGAGCTCGACTTCGGCATGGCACAATCCGATGTGCAATACAACGCTTTCAAGGGCGACGAGGCGTTCAAGGAGGGCGGCGCGCATGCCGACCTCAGGGCGGTCTTCTCGATTCATCCGGAGCCGTTCACGGTGTTGGCGCACCCAAATGCCGGCGTGACGAAGTTCGAGGACTTCAAGGGCAAGCGCTTCAATGTCGGCAATCCGGGTTCTGGAACACGCGCCTCCATGGAACGCCTGCTCGGCGCAATGGGCTGGACGCTCGCCGACTTCTCCCTCGCATCCGAACTCAAGGCGGACGAGCATGGCCCGGCGCTTTGCGACGGCAAGATCGACGGCTTCTTCTACGGCGTGGGGCACCCCTCCGCCAATATTCAGGATCCGACGACGACCTGCGCGGCGAAGCTGGTGCCGCTCACCGGCGAAGTCGTCGACAAGCTGGTCGCCGACAATCCCTATTACGCCAAGGCGACCATTCCGGGCGGCCTCTACAACAACAATCCGGAAGACACGGAAACCTTCGGCGTTCTGGCGACCCTGGTCACCTCCGCCAATGTTCCGGAAGAGAGCGTCTACGCGCTGACGAAAGCGGTTTTCGAGAATTTCGACGAGTTCAAGTCGCTGCACCCGGCTTTCGCCAATCTCGAGCCCGCCAAGATGATCAAGGACGGCCTCTCTGCACCGCTGCATCCGGGTGCGGAAAAATATTACAAGGAAAAGGGCTGGTTGAAGTAA
- a CDS encoding TRAP transporter large permease, whose protein sequence is MATLFGGWFALLIAGMPVGFTLIVAALAYMLWQGTGLNFAGQRMIAGLNSFPLLAVPFFILTAQLMNLSGVTERIFDFAKALVGHIRGGLGHVNIMASVLFSGMSGSAVADAAGLGQLEIKAMRDAGYDEQFSGSITAASAIIGPLIPPSIPLVVYGVIANTSIGGLFLGGIVPGLLCAASLMIMVYVIAWRRNYATAQRAGFRRVWSTFWHALLPLITPFIIIGGIFAGVFSPTEAAVVAASYALFLGVVVYREITFAKLVTVLRETVSHTAAVGLLIMGVSLFGYVIAREQVPQHVATFFLTYADDPLTFLVLVNLMLLALGTFIEALAILLLIVPVLVPTALQFGVDPVHFGVMVVFNLMIGILTPPMGVALFVVSKVADIPFGVLARGILPLLIPLIVVLVLITIFPALVTFIPDQMLGAAR, encoded by the coding sequence ATGGCGACGCTCTTCGGGGGATGGTTTGCCCTTCTGATCGCCGGCATGCCGGTTGGATTCACGCTGATCGTGGCTGCGCTCGCCTACATGCTCTGGCAGGGGACGGGCCTGAACTTTGCCGGCCAGCGCATGATCGCCGGCCTCAACAGCTTTCCGCTGCTTGCGGTCCCCTTTTTCATCCTCACCGCACAATTGATGAATCTCTCGGGCGTGACCGAGCGCATTTTCGACTTCGCCAAGGCGCTTGTCGGCCATATCAGGGGCGGGCTAGGCCATGTGAACATCATGGCGAGCGTGCTGTTTTCCGGCATGTCCGGCTCGGCCGTCGCCGATGCCGCCGGCCTTGGTCAGCTTGAGATAAAGGCCATGCGCGACGCCGGCTATGACGAGCAGTTTTCCGGGTCGATCACCGCCGCATCGGCCATCATAGGCCCGCTCATCCCGCCCTCCATTCCCCTCGTGGTCTACGGCGTGATCGCCAATACCTCGATCGGGGGCCTTTTTCTCGGCGGGATCGTGCCCGGCCTCCTTTGCGCGGCCTCGCTCATGATCATGGTCTACGTGATCGCCTGGCGCCGCAACTATGCGACCGCGCAGCGCGCCGGCTTTCGCCGGGTGTGGTCCACCTTCTGGCACGCGCTGCTTCCGCTCATCACGCCCTTCATCATCATCGGCGGCATCTTTGCAGGGGTGTTCTCGCCGACCGAGGCTGCCGTGGTCGCGGCCAGCTATGCGCTCTTCCTCGGTGTCGTCGTCTACCGTGAAATCACCTTCGCCAAACTTGTGACCGTACTGCGTGAGACTGTCAGCCATACGGCCGCCGTCGGCCTTCTCATCATGGGCGTGTCGCTATTCGGCTATGTGATCGCGCGGGAGCAGGTACCCCAGCACGTCGCCACGTTCTTCCTCACTTATGCGGACGATCCGCTGACATTCCTGGTCCTCGTCAATCTCATGCTGCTTGCGCTCGGGACCTTTATCGAGGCGCTGGCAATCCTGCTGCTCATCGTACCGGTGCTGGTCCCGACCGCGCTCCAATTCGGGGTGGATCCCGTCCACTTCGGTGTCATGGTCGTGTTCAACCTGATGATCGGCATTTTGACGCCGCCCATGGGTGTGGCGCTCTTCGTCGTGTCCAAGGTCGCCGACATTCCCTTCGGCGTGCTCGCACGCGGTATCCTGCCTCTTCTCATTCCGCTCATCGTCGTCCTGGTGCTGATCACCATCTTTCCGGCGCTCGTCACCTTCATCCCCGACCAGATGCTCGGAGCCGCCCGATGA